A genomic region of Drosophila kikkawai strain 14028-0561.14 chromosome X, DkikHiC1v2, whole genome shotgun sequence contains the following coding sequences:
- the Usp39 gene encoding ubiquitin carboxyl-terminal hydrolase 39, with protein MAQTQPTAKRVKLEQKPAHLVEEDETPSVFNPKYRVCPYLDTINRNMLDFDFEKLCSISLTRINVYACLVCGKYFQGRGTNTHAYTHSVGEAHHVFLNLHTLRFYCLPDNYEIIDSSLDDIKYVLNPTFLRQEIAQLDQVQPKHSRTVDGVLYLPGIVGLNNIKANDYCNVVLHALSHVGPLRDYFLREQNYAHIKRPPGDSMFTLVQRFGELMRKMWNPRNFKAHVSPHEMLQAVVLWSSKRFQITEQGDPIDFLSWFLNTLHRAMKGTKQPNSSILYKIFLGEMQIYTRKIPPVELDDTAKAELLATEEYKEQVEHTNFIYLTCDLPPPPLFIDEFRENIIPQVNLYQLLGKFNGSAEKEYKTYKDNFMKRFEITRLPQFIILYIKRFTKNTFFLEKNPTIVNFPIKNVDFGDILGMRKRDGNVKDTKYNLVANIVHDGDPKKGTYRAHILHKANGQWYEMQDLHVTEILPQMITLTESYIQIYERCADTS; from the exons ATGGCGCAAACGCAACCCACAG CCAAGCGCGTAAAGCTGGAGCAAAAGCCGGCGCATCTGGTCGAGGAAGATG AGACGCCCTCCGTGTTCAATCCCAAGTACCGGGTGTGCCCCTACCTGGACACCATCAACCGCAACATGCTGGACTTTGATTTCGAGAAGCTCTGCTCCATCTCGCTGACCCGGATCAATGTGTACGCGTGTCTGGTGTGCGGTAAGTACTTCCAGGGTCGCGGCACCAACACCCACGCGTACACGCACTCCGTGGGCGAGGCGCACCACGTGTTCCTCAACCTGCACACCCTCCGCTTCTACTGCCTGCCCGACAACTACGAGATCATCGATTCCTCGCTGGACGACATCAAGTACGTGCTGAATCCGACATTCCTGCGCCAGGAGATCGCCCAGCTGGACCAAGTGCAGCCGAAGCACTCGCGCACCGTGGACGGAGTGCTCTATCTACCGGGCATCGTCGGGCTGAACAACATCAAGGCGAACGACTACTGCAACGTGGTGCTGCACGCCCTCTCCCACGTGGGTCCCCTGCGAGATTACTTTCTGCGTGAGCAGAATTATGCTCACATCAAGCGACCACCGGGTGACTCCATGTTTACGCTTGTCCAGCGCTTCGGCGAGCTAATGCGTAAGATGTGGAATCCGCGCAACTTCAAGGCGCATGTCTCGCCCCACGAGATGCTCCAGGCGGTGGTGCTGTGGTCCAGCAAACGTTTCCAGATCACCGAGCAGGGCGATCCTATTGATTTCCTCTCCTGGTTCCTCAACACCCTCCACCGGGCCATGAAGGGCACCAAGCAACCGAACTCGTCCATTCTCTACAAGATCTTTTTGGGTGAAATGCAGATTTATACGCGGAAGATACCGCCTGTGGAGCTGGATGACACGGCCAAGGCGGAGCTGCTGGCCACCGAGGAGTACAAGGAGCAGGTGGAGCATACTAATTTCATATATCTCACCTGCGAtctgccaccgccgccgctgttCATAGACGAGTTCCGCGAGAACATCATTCCGCAGGTGAATCTCTACCAGCTGCTGGGCAAGTTCAATGGCAGCGCCGAGAAGGAGTACAAGACGTACAAGGATAACTTTATGAAGCGCTTCGAGATCACCCGCCTGCCGCAGTTCATCATTTTGTACATCAAGCGGTTCACCAAAAACACCTTCTTCCTGGAGAAGAATCCCACGATTGTTAACTTTCCCATCAA GAACGTGGACTTTGGCGACATTCTGGGCATGCGAAAGCGGGACGGTAACGTCAAGGACACCAAATACAATCTGGTGGCCAACATTGTGCACGATGGTGACCCCAAGAAGGGCACCTATCGCGCCCACATACTGCACAAGGCCAACGGCCAGTGGTACGAAATGCAGGACCTGCATGTCACCGAAATTCTGCCCCAAATGATCACGCTCACCGAGTCCTACATACAGATTTACGAGCGCTGTGCGGACACTTCCTGA
- the LOC108079279 gene encoding uncharacterized protein: MSEQPEISHTYETECQRAELLGLQPPDRADFERKRQARLEHELAEQEAAEAVLLEQQDETLGGVGGKLGELNSILSSTQQKLNRFKQTACGSLTNIFSRASSGSVDLTAGGTAAGPTQEERPPVLAAKPPPTAAEVSAAKAAKQKRMDSQLDKLDSLINQADNAQIAMSEQTQQMRRLAK, encoded by the exons ATGTCGGAGCAGCCGGAGATTAGCCACACCTACGAGACCGAGTGCCAGCGGGCAGAGCTCCTGGGCCTGCAGCCACCAGACAGAGCCGACTTTGAGCGGAAGCGCCAGGCCAGGCTGGAGCACGAGCTGGCCGAACAGGAGGCCGCCGAGGCGGTG CTGCTGGAACAGCAGGATGAAACGCTGGGCGGCGTGGGCGGTAAGCTGGGCGAGCTCAACAGCATCCTGTCCAGCACACAACAGAAGCTGAATCGCTTCAAGCAGACAGCCTGCGGCAGTCtgacaaatatattttcaagagCCAGTTCCGGGTCAGTGGATTTAACGGCGGGTGGAACTGCCGCAGGTCCCACCCAGGAGGAGCGTCCGCCTGTGTTGGCCGCCAAGCCACCGCCAACGGCGGCCGAGGTAAGTGCCGCAAAGGCGGCCAAACAAAAGCGCATGGACTCGCAGCTGGACAAGCTGGATTCCCTCATCAATCAGGCGGACAATGCCCAGATCGCCATGAGCGAGCAGACCCAGCAGATGCGACGCCTGGCCAAGTAG